In Populus alba chromosome 1, ASM523922v2, whole genome shotgun sequence, a single window of DNA contains:
- the LOC118034859 gene encoding protein ELF4-LIKE 4 — protein sequence MEGDLFSGLSNGNQVDGKVLQTFQKSFVQVQDILDQNRLLINEINQNHESKIPDNLTRNVGLIKELNNNIRRVVDLYADLSNNFTRSMEPSSEGESSGILKSNGKANSKRIRSG from the coding sequence ATGGAAGGTGATTTATTTTCAGGCTTAAGCAATGGAAACCAAGTAGATGGCAAGGTCTTGCAAACATTCCAGAAGAGTTTTGTTCAAGTTCAGGATATTCTAGATCAAAACCGGTtgctaattaatgaaataaaccaAAACCATGAATCGAAGATCCCTGACAACTTGACTCGAAATGTTGGTTTGATTAAGGAGCTAAACAACAACATTAGAAGGGTGGTTGACCTTTATGCTGATCTTTCGAACAATTTCACCAGGTCAATGGAACCTTCATCAGAAGGTGAATCAAGTGGGATATTGAAGTCCAACGGAAAGGCCAATTCGAAGAGAATTAGATCCGGGTAA
- the LOC118034821 gene encoding uncharacterized protein isoform X1, translated as METEVGVEGNDEAKHKECGIRKSSSSLSSPKQISDPVVYKLVRVEGDGRLVPATDDELVEVESLRIDDRCGMHVVADPGQTVGCISNEGSSSGMAQLKRLQGWSQPENKKVDPDKLNGRLEYIDEMLQKVKEEERLYIACGSPDCSSAYVIVDSQCSDPHDKLLHIDEKLQCEIPLQEPVPLLAPSLSESHLNQSGSVGECSHPPDELVAGGSPSSVTTKPDFSRLKGEICLDNLSIKELHETFKATFGRETTVKDKQWLKRRISMGLTNSCDVSTTSFIIKDNKFVKKGNEEGCNGMYGSFAKDPPIVNQKGLPTCHVGQLDYHKVVPERRLENHNLDDNSGSDDHQKEQRAAKRVRKPTKRYIEELSEVESKESNERLLNLAKDSGHDGLISPKSHVRLVRNVSSGGRTVITRLDSLGGSGIQVPCVSRVRRSRPRKNFMALLKFNPSSMGMAAALVEKALDDHGFPPDDGNENRVLKASSTPEHVHHQFVGVPEKDKQFSVMSAVGLGNNTDLKCMNSNEDSDDNAVTVPTSKGGIRRKHHRAWTLSEVMKLVEGVSRYGAGRWSEIKRLAFASYSYRTSVDLKDKWRNLLKASFAQTPPDTGMNSRKNTGAMPIPTPILLKVRELAEMQAQVPPNLSSTKVAGSARKIVHEKQTGFL; from the exons ATGGAAACAGAGGTTGGAGTTGAGGGGAATGATGAAGCTAAGCATAAGGAGTGTGGGATTCGGAAAAGTTCCTCTTCCTTGTCTTCTCCCAAACAGATTTCCGACCCAGTTGTATACAAACTTGTTCGg GTGGAAGGAGATGGGAGATTAGTGCCTGCAACAGATGATGAATTAGTGGAGGTTGAGAGTCTGCGTATAGATGACAGATGTGGAATGCATGTTGTTGCAGACCCTGGGCAGACTGTAGGGTGCATTTCCAATGAAGGATCTTCCTCTGGGATGGCCCAGTTAAAAAGActgcaag GTTGGTCACAACCCGAGAACAAAAAAGTCGATCCAGATAAATTGAATGGAAGGCTTGAG TACATTGACGAGATGTTGCAAAAGGTGAAAGAGGAAGAGAGGCTCTACATAGCATGTGGATCTCCTGATTGTTCTTCTGCTTATGTGATTGTAGACAGCCAGTGTTCTGATCCGCATGATAAATTGCTCCATATTGATGAGAAACTCCAATGTGAAATTCCCTTGCAGGAACCTGTTCCTTTACTGGCACCAAGTTTGAGTGAAAGCCATTTGAATCAATCTGGGAGTGTTGGGGAGTGCTCTCATCCTCCAGATGAACTGGTAGCTGGTGGGTCACCTTCGTCTGTTACTACAAAACCTGATTTTTCCAGATTGAAGGGGGAAATATGCCTAGACAATCTGTCAATAAAAGAACTTCATGAAACTTTTAAAGCAACATTTGGGCGAGAAACTACTGTCAAAGATAAGCAATGGCTTAAGAGGAGGATTTCCATGGGGTTGACAAATTCTTGTGATGTTTCAACAActtcttttataattaaagaTAACAAATTTGTTAAGAAAGGGAATGAAGAAGGCTGTAATGGTATGTATGGTTCCTTCGCTAAGGATCCACCAATTGTCAACCAGAAAGGCTTACCAACTTGCCATGTTGGCCAACTGGATTATCATAAAGTTGTTCCTGAAAGAAGATTGGAAAATCACAACTTAGATGACAATTCTGGAAGTGATGATCATCAAAAAGAACAGAGAGCTGCTAAAAGAGTACGGAAGCCCACAAAGCGATATATTGAAGAACTTTCAGAAGTGGAGTCCAAAGAGTCCAACGAAAGGTTATTGAATTTGGCTAAAGATTCTGGACATGATGGACTGATATCCCCAAAATCTCATGTTAGGCTTGTTAGAAATGTTTCTTCAGGAGGAAGAACTGTTATCACACGGCTGGATTCCCTTGGAGGATCTGGGATTCAGGTTCCATGTGTTTCTCGGGTCCGAAGAAGCCGTCCAAGGAAAAATTTCATGGCTCTTCTG AAATTCAATCCAAGTAGCATGGGCATGGCAGCTGCATTGGTAGAGAAAGCCCTTGATGATCATGGTTTTCCACCAGATGATGGGAATGAGAACAGAGTCTTGAAAGCCAGCTCTACCCCTGAACATGTTCATCACCAG TTTGTAGGAGTGCCAGAGAAAGACAAGCAGTTCTCAGTGATGAGTGCAGTTGGCTTGGGAAATAACACGGATCTGAAATGCATGAATTCAAATGAGGATTCAGATGACAATGCAGTTACTGTTCCTACATCCAAAGGTGGAATTAGAAGGAAACATCATCGAGCTTGGACTCTCTCTGAGGTGATGAAGCTAGTTGAGGGGGTCTCCAGGTATGGAGCTGGAAGGTGGTCTGAGATCAAACGACTCGCCTTTGCTTCTTATTCATACCGCACCTCTGTTGATCTCAAG GACAAGTGGAGGAATCTGCTGAAAGCCAGCTTTGCACAGACACCTCCAGATACAGGG ATGAATTCCCGGAAAAATACCGGTGCAATGCCCATTCCCACACCAATTTTGTTAAAAGTGAGAGAGCTGGCAGAGATGCAAGCACAGGTTCCGCCAAATCTTAGCTCAACCAAGGTGGCTGGGAGTGCTAGGAAAATTGTACATGAAAAACAAACAGGGTTCTTGTAG
- the LOC118034821 gene encoding uncharacterized protein isoform X2, translating to METEVGVEGNDEAKHKECGIRKSSSSLSSPKQISDPVVYKLVRVEGDGRLVPATDDELVEVESLRIDDRCGMHVVADPGQTVGCISNEGSSSGMAQLKRLQGWSQPENKKVDPDKLNGRLEEPVPLLAPSLSESHLNQSGSVGECSHPPDELVAGGSPSSVTTKPDFSRLKGEICLDNLSIKELHETFKATFGRETTVKDKQWLKRRISMGLTNSCDVSTTSFIIKDNKFVKKGNEEGCNGMYGSFAKDPPIVNQKGLPTCHVGQLDYHKVVPERRLENHNLDDNSGSDDHQKEQRAAKRVRKPTKRYIEELSEVESKESNERLLNLAKDSGHDGLISPKSHVRLVRNVSSGGRTVITRLDSLGGSGIQVPCVSRVRRSRPRKNFMALLKFNPSSMGMAAALVEKALDDHGFPPDDGNENRVLKASSTPEHVHHQFVGVPEKDKQFSVMSAVGLGNNTDLKCMNSNEDSDDNAVTVPTSKGGIRRKHHRAWTLSEVMKLVEGVSRYGAGRWSEIKRLAFASYSYRTSVDLKDKWRNLLKASFAQTPPDTGMNSRKNTGAMPIPTPILLKVRELAEMQAQVPPNLSSTKVAGSARKIVHEKQTGFL from the exons ATGGAAACAGAGGTTGGAGTTGAGGGGAATGATGAAGCTAAGCATAAGGAGTGTGGGATTCGGAAAAGTTCCTCTTCCTTGTCTTCTCCCAAACAGATTTCCGACCCAGTTGTATACAAACTTGTTCGg GTGGAAGGAGATGGGAGATTAGTGCCTGCAACAGATGATGAATTAGTGGAGGTTGAGAGTCTGCGTATAGATGACAGATGTGGAATGCATGTTGTTGCAGACCCTGGGCAGACTGTAGGGTGCATTTCCAATGAAGGATCTTCCTCTGGGATGGCCCAGTTAAAAAGActgcaag GTTGGTCACAACCCGAGAACAAAAAAGTCGATCCAGATAAATTGAATGGAAGGCTTGAG GAACCTGTTCCTTTACTGGCACCAAGTTTGAGTGAAAGCCATTTGAATCAATCTGGGAGTGTTGGGGAGTGCTCTCATCCTCCAGATGAACTGGTAGCTGGTGGGTCACCTTCGTCTGTTACTACAAAACCTGATTTTTCCAGATTGAAGGGGGAAATATGCCTAGACAATCTGTCAATAAAAGAACTTCATGAAACTTTTAAAGCAACATTTGGGCGAGAAACTACTGTCAAAGATAAGCAATGGCTTAAGAGGAGGATTTCCATGGGGTTGACAAATTCTTGTGATGTTTCAACAActtcttttataattaaagaTAACAAATTTGTTAAGAAAGGGAATGAAGAAGGCTGTAATGGTATGTATGGTTCCTTCGCTAAGGATCCACCAATTGTCAACCAGAAAGGCTTACCAACTTGCCATGTTGGCCAACTGGATTATCATAAAGTTGTTCCTGAAAGAAGATTGGAAAATCACAACTTAGATGACAATTCTGGAAGTGATGATCATCAAAAAGAACAGAGAGCTGCTAAAAGAGTACGGAAGCCCACAAAGCGATATATTGAAGAACTTTCAGAAGTGGAGTCCAAAGAGTCCAACGAAAGGTTATTGAATTTGGCTAAAGATTCTGGACATGATGGACTGATATCCCCAAAATCTCATGTTAGGCTTGTTAGAAATGTTTCTTCAGGAGGAAGAACTGTTATCACACGGCTGGATTCCCTTGGAGGATCTGGGATTCAGGTTCCATGTGTTTCTCGGGTCCGAAGAAGCCGTCCAAGGAAAAATTTCATGGCTCTTCTG AAATTCAATCCAAGTAGCATGGGCATGGCAGCTGCATTGGTAGAGAAAGCCCTTGATGATCATGGTTTTCCACCAGATGATGGGAATGAGAACAGAGTCTTGAAAGCCAGCTCTACCCCTGAACATGTTCATCACCAG TTTGTAGGAGTGCCAGAGAAAGACAAGCAGTTCTCAGTGATGAGTGCAGTTGGCTTGGGAAATAACACGGATCTGAAATGCATGAATTCAAATGAGGATTCAGATGACAATGCAGTTACTGTTCCTACATCCAAAGGTGGAATTAGAAGGAAACATCATCGAGCTTGGACTCTCTCTGAGGTGATGAAGCTAGTTGAGGGGGTCTCCAGGTATGGAGCTGGAAGGTGGTCTGAGATCAAACGACTCGCCTTTGCTTCTTATTCATACCGCACCTCTGTTGATCTCAAG GACAAGTGGAGGAATCTGCTGAAAGCCAGCTTTGCACAGACACCTCCAGATACAGGG ATGAATTCCCGGAAAAATACCGGTGCAATGCCCATTCCCACACCAATTTTGTTAAAAGTGAGAGAGCTGGCAGAGATGCAAGCACAGGTTCCGCCAAATCTTAGCTCAACCAAGGTGGCTGGGAGTGCTAGGAAAATTGTACATGAAAAACAAACAGGGTTCTTGTAG
- the LOC118034821 gene encoding uncharacterized protein isoform X3, which translates to MHVVADPGQTVGCISNEGSSSGMAQLKRLQGWSQPENKKVDPDKLNGRLEYIDEMLQKVKEEERLYIACGSPDCSSAYVIVDSQCSDPHDKLLHIDEKLQCEIPLQEPVPLLAPSLSESHLNQSGSVGECSHPPDELVAGGSPSSVTTKPDFSRLKGEICLDNLSIKELHETFKATFGRETTVKDKQWLKRRISMGLTNSCDVSTTSFIIKDNKFVKKGNEEGCNGMYGSFAKDPPIVNQKGLPTCHVGQLDYHKVVPERRLENHNLDDNSGSDDHQKEQRAAKRVRKPTKRYIEELSEVESKESNERLLNLAKDSGHDGLISPKSHVRLVRNVSSGGRTVITRLDSLGGSGIQVPCVSRVRRSRPRKNFMALLKFNPSSMGMAAALVEKALDDHGFPPDDGNENRVLKASSTPEHVHHQFVGVPEKDKQFSVMSAVGLGNNTDLKCMNSNEDSDDNAVTVPTSKGGIRRKHHRAWTLSEVMKLVEGVSRYGAGRWSEIKRLAFASYSYRTSVDLKDKWRNLLKASFAQTPPDTGMNSRKNTGAMPIPTPILLKVRELAEMQAQVPPNLSSTKVAGSARKIVHEKQTGFL; encoded by the exons ATGCATGTTGTTGCAGACCCTGGGCAGACTGTAGGGTGCATTTCCAATGAAGGATCTTCCTCTGGGATGGCCCAGTTAAAAAGActgcaag GTTGGTCACAACCCGAGAACAAAAAAGTCGATCCAGATAAATTGAATGGAAGGCTTGAG TACATTGACGAGATGTTGCAAAAGGTGAAAGAGGAAGAGAGGCTCTACATAGCATGTGGATCTCCTGATTGTTCTTCTGCTTATGTGATTGTAGACAGCCAGTGTTCTGATCCGCATGATAAATTGCTCCATATTGATGAGAAACTCCAATGTGAAATTCCCTTGCAGGAACCTGTTCCTTTACTGGCACCAAGTTTGAGTGAAAGCCATTTGAATCAATCTGGGAGTGTTGGGGAGTGCTCTCATCCTCCAGATGAACTGGTAGCTGGTGGGTCACCTTCGTCTGTTACTACAAAACCTGATTTTTCCAGATTGAAGGGGGAAATATGCCTAGACAATCTGTCAATAAAAGAACTTCATGAAACTTTTAAAGCAACATTTGGGCGAGAAACTACTGTCAAAGATAAGCAATGGCTTAAGAGGAGGATTTCCATGGGGTTGACAAATTCTTGTGATGTTTCAACAActtcttttataattaaagaTAACAAATTTGTTAAGAAAGGGAATGAAGAAGGCTGTAATGGTATGTATGGTTCCTTCGCTAAGGATCCACCAATTGTCAACCAGAAAGGCTTACCAACTTGCCATGTTGGCCAACTGGATTATCATAAAGTTGTTCCTGAAAGAAGATTGGAAAATCACAACTTAGATGACAATTCTGGAAGTGATGATCATCAAAAAGAACAGAGAGCTGCTAAAAGAGTACGGAAGCCCACAAAGCGATATATTGAAGAACTTTCAGAAGTGGAGTCCAAAGAGTCCAACGAAAGGTTATTGAATTTGGCTAAAGATTCTGGACATGATGGACTGATATCCCCAAAATCTCATGTTAGGCTTGTTAGAAATGTTTCTTCAGGAGGAAGAACTGTTATCACACGGCTGGATTCCCTTGGAGGATCTGGGATTCAGGTTCCATGTGTTTCTCGGGTCCGAAGAAGCCGTCCAAGGAAAAATTTCATGGCTCTTCTG AAATTCAATCCAAGTAGCATGGGCATGGCAGCTGCATTGGTAGAGAAAGCCCTTGATGATCATGGTTTTCCACCAGATGATGGGAATGAGAACAGAGTCTTGAAAGCCAGCTCTACCCCTGAACATGTTCATCACCAG TTTGTAGGAGTGCCAGAGAAAGACAAGCAGTTCTCAGTGATGAGTGCAGTTGGCTTGGGAAATAACACGGATCTGAAATGCATGAATTCAAATGAGGATTCAGATGACAATGCAGTTACTGTTCCTACATCCAAAGGTGGAATTAGAAGGAAACATCATCGAGCTTGGACTCTCTCTGAGGTGATGAAGCTAGTTGAGGGGGTCTCCAGGTATGGAGCTGGAAGGTGGTCTGAGATCAAACGACTCGCCTTTGCTTCTTATTCATACCGCACCTCTGTTGATCTCAAG GACAAGTGGAGGAATCTGCTGAAAGCCAGCTTTGCACAGACACCTCCAGATACAGGG ATGAATTCCCGGAAAAATACCGGTGCAATGCCCATTCCCACACCAATTTTGTTAAAAGTGAGAGAGCTGGCAGAGATGCAAGCACAGGTTCCGCCAAATCTTAGCTCAACCAAGGTGGCTGGGAGTGCTAGGAAAATTGTACATGAAAAACAAACAGGGTTCTTGTAG
- the LOC118034851 gene encoding developmentally-regulated G-protein 2 isoform X1, with product MGIIERIKEIEAEMARTQKNKATEYHLGQLKAKIAKLRTQLLEPPKGSSGAGDGFEVTKFGHGRVALIGFPSVGKSTLLTMLTGTHSEAASYEFTTLTCIPGIIHYNDTKIQLLDLPGIIEGASEGKGRGRQVIAVSKSSDIVLMVLDASKSEGHRQILTKELEAVGLRLNKKPPRIYFKKKKTGGISFNSTLTLTHVDEKLCYQILHEYKIHNAEILFREDATVDDLIDVIEGNRKYMKCIYVYNKIDVIGIDDVDKLARQPNSVVISCNLKLNFDRLLAKMWEEMGLVRVYTKPQGQQPDFTDPVVLSTDRGGCMVEDFCNHIHRNLIKDVKYVLVWGTSARHHPQHCGLGHALHDEDMVQIVKRKEKEEGGRGRFKSHSTDPARISDREKKAPLKT from the exons ATGGGGATCATAGAGAGGATTAAAGAAATCGAAGCAGAGATGGCTCgtacccagaaaaataaagccacag AGTATCATCTTGGTCAGCTCAAGGCAAAGATAGCAAAGCTAAGGACACAATTATTGGAGCCTcctaaa GGTTCTAGTGGAGCTGGAGATGGTTTTGAAGTTACAAAATTTGGCCATGGACGTGTTGCACTTATTGGATTTCCCAG TGTGGGGAAGTCGACACTTTTAACAATGTTGACAGGCACACATTCAGAAGCTGCATCATATGAGTTCACAACACTTACCTGTATTCCTGGGATTATACATTATAATGATACCAAAATTCAGCTGCTTGACCTTCCTGGGATTATTGAAGGTGCTTCTGAAGGCAAGGGACGGGGGAGACAG gTTATTGCTGTTTCCAAGTCTTCAGACATAGTGTTGATGGTTCTTGATGCCTCAAAA AGTGAGGGTCATCGACAGATATTAACAAAGGAACTAGAAGCGGTGGGTTTGCGCTTAAACAAGAAACCACCTCGA ATTtatttcaagaagaaaaaaacaggggGCATCTCTTTCAACAGCACTTTGACTCTAACACATGTAGACGAGAAGCTTTGTTATCAGATTCTACACGAATACAAAATTCACAATGCAGAG ATCCTATTTCGTGAGGATGCAACAGTGGATGATCTTATAGATGTGATCGAGGGTAATCGTAAATACATGAAGTGCATATATGTCTATAACAAGATAGATGTTATAGGTATTGATGATGTGGACAAGTTAGCTCGCCAGCCAAACTCTGTGGTCATTAGCTGCAATTTAAAG CTCAACTTTGACAGACTACTTGCAAAAATGTGGGAAGAAATGGGGCTTGTGAGAGTCTACACAAAACCACAAGGCCAGCAACCTGATTTTACTGATCCTGTAGTTCTTTCAACT GATAGAGGCGGGTGCATGGTTGAAGACTTCTGCAATCACATACACAGAAATTTAATCAAGGATGTGAAGTACGTGCTAGTGTGGGGTACAAGTGCAAGGCACCACCCACAGCACTGTGGCCTTGGTCATGCTCTCCATGACGAGGATATGGTCCAGATTGTTAAGAGAAAG GAAAAGGAAGAGGGAGGAAGGGGTCGGTTCAAATCACATTCAACAGATCCTGCTCGCATATCTGACAGAGAGAAGAAAGCTCCATTGAAGACATAA
- the LOC118034851 gene encoding developmentally-regulated G-protein 1 isoform X2, with product MGIIERIKEIEAEMARTQKNKATEYHLGQLKAKIAKLRTQLLEPPKGSSGAGDGFEVTKFGHGRVALIGFPSVGKSTLLTMLTGTHSEAASYEFTTLTCIPGIIHYNDTKIQLLDLPGIIEGASEGKGRGRQVIAVSKSSDIVLMVLDASKSEGHRQILTKELEAVGLRLNKKPPRIYFKKKKTGGISFNSTLTLTHVDEKLCYQILHEYKIHNAELNFDRLLAKMWEEMGLVRVYTKPQGQQPDFTDPVVLSTDRGGCMVEDFCNHIHRNLIKDVKYVLVWGTSARHHPQHCGLGHALHDEDMVQIVKRKEKEEGGRGRFKSHSTDPARISDREKKAPLKT from the exons ATGGGGATCATAGAGAGGATTAAAGAAATCGAAGCAGAGATGGCTCgtacccagaaaaataaagccacag AGTATCATCTTGGTCAGCTCAAGGCAAAGATAGCAAAGCTAAGGACACAATTATTGGAGCCTcctaaa GGTTCTAGTGGAGCTGGAGATGGTTTTGAAGTTACAAAATTTGGCCATGGACGTGTTGCACTTATTGGATTTCCCAG TGTGGGGAAGTCGACACTTTTAACAATGTTGACAGGCACACATTCAGAAGCTGCATCATATGAGTTCACAACACTTACCTGTATTCCTGGGATTATACATTATAATGATACCAAAATTCAGCTGCTTGACCTTCCTGGGATTATTGAAGGTGCTTCTGAAGGCAAGGGACGGGGGAGACAG gTTATTGCTGTTTCCAAGTCTTCAGACATAGTGTTGATGGTTCTTGATGCCTCAAAA AGTGAGGGTCATCGACAGATATTAACAAAGGAACTAGAAGCGGTGGGTTTGCGCTTAAACAAGAAACCACCTCGA ATTtatttcaagaagaaaaaaacaggggGCATCTCTTTCAACAGCACTTTGACTCTAACACATGTAGACGAGAAGCTTTGTTATCAGATTCTACACGAATACAAAATTCACAATGCAGAG CTCAACTTTGACAGACTACTTGCAAAAATGTGGGAAGAAATGGGGCTTGTGAGAGTCTACACAAAACCACAAGGCCAGCAACCTGATTTTACTGATCCTGTAGTTCTTTCAACT GATAGAGGCGGGTGCATGGTTGAAGACTTCTGCAATCACATACACAGAAATTTAATCAAGGATGTGAAGTACGTGCTAGTGTGGGGTACAAGTGCAAGGCACCACCCACAGCACTGTGGCCTTGGTCATGCTCTCCATGACGAGGATATGGTCCAGATTGTTAAGAGAAAG GAAAAGGAAGAGGGAGGAAGGGGTCGGTTCAAATCACATTCAACAGATCCTGCTCGCATATCTGACAGAGAGAAGAAAGCTCCATTGAAGACATAA
- the LOC118034851 gene encoding developmentally-regulated G-protein 2 isoform X3: MLTGTHSEAASYEFTTLTCIPGIIHYNDTKIQLLDLPGIIEGASEGKGRGRQVIAVSKSSDIVLMVLDASKSEGHRQILTKELEAVGLRLNKKPPRIYFKKKKTGGISFNSTLTLTHVDEKLCYQILHEYKIHNAEILFREDATVDDLIDVIEGNRKYMKCIYVYNKIDVIGIDDVDKLARQPNSVVISCNLKLNFDRLLAKMWEEMGLVRVYTKPQGQQPDFTDPVVLSTDRGGCMVEDFCNHIHRNLIKDVKYVLVWGTSARHHPQHCGLGHALHDEDMVQIVKRKEKEEGGRGRFKSHSTDPARISDREKKAPLKT; the protein is encoded by the exons ATGTTGACAGGCACACATTCAGAAGCTGCATCATATGAGTTCACAACACTTACCTGTATTCCTGGGATTATACATTATAATGATACCAAAATTCAGCTGCTTGACCTTCCTGGGATTATTGAAGGTGCTTCTGAAGGCAAGGGACGGGGGAGACAG gTTATTGCTGTTTCCAAGTCTTCAGACATAGTGTTGATGGTTCTTGATGCCTCAAAA AGTGAGGGTCATCGACAGATATTAACAAAGGAACTAGAAGCGGTGGGTTTGCGCTTAAACAAGAAACCACCTCGA ATTtatttcaagaagaaaaaaacaggggGCATCTCTTTCAACAGCACTTTGACTCTAACACATGTAGACGAGAAGCTTTGTTATCAGATTCTACACGAATACAAAATTCACAATGCAGAG ATCCTATTTCGTGAGGATGCAACAGTGGATGATCTTATAGATGTGATCGAGGGTAATCGTAAATACATGAAGTGCATATATGTCTATAACAAGATAGATGTTATAGGTATTGATGATGTGGACAAGTTAGCTCGCCAGCCAAACTCTGTGGTCATTAGCTGCAATTTAAAG CTCAACTTTGACAGACTACTTGCAAAAATGTGGGAAGAAATGGGGCTTGTGAGAGTCTACACAAAACCACAAGGCCAGCAACCTGATTTTACTGATCCTGTAGTTCTTTCAACT GATAGAGGCGGGTGCATGGTTGAAGACTTCTGCAATCACATACACAGAAATTTAATCAAGGATGTGAAGTACGTGCTAGTGTGGGGTACAAGTGCAAGGCACCACCCACAGCACTGTGGCCTTGGTCATGCTCTCCATGACGAGGATATGGTCCAGATTGTTAAGAGAAAG GAAAAGGAAGAGGGAGGAAGGGGTCGGTTCAAATCACATTCAACAGATCCTGCTCGCATATCTGACAGAGAGAAGAAAGCTCCATTGAAGACATAA